CAGTCCGCACTAGCTGCCCAAACAGATTGTTGTGGCTGTTGGCTCATAACTCCATCAGCATCAGGAAAAGAGCCAGCTAAACAATTTTTTTCTTCAATTTCTTGGGTTGTTAATACTATATTGCCATGTACCTGCTTAACTCTATAAGCAGTTGTATTGGGTTGCAAAAATAGAGTTAAATCTTCTGGAGTACGGGGATAAAATTGCTTAGTAAAAAAGCCATGTTGCCAGTTAGATAATACATTACAGGTTAGGTAAGAATAATCCTGCCAACTTTGCCATTGCCAAATGCGATCGCTATTTCCTGAGTCAGTCACAGAATTTGAATTTGAAAAGGACTAGCAATTATTGTATGTTGATTAACTATGAATTATAGAAAGGTGACATCAATTCTAATTTATGCAGATCGCTTGGCATACCAAGCATGAAGAAGAAGGGTTTGTAAGAACAACACGGGAGCATCAAAACCGCTTGATGCGATCGCTGATTCAACCTCCCGGGGCGATAATATAGCGACATCTTTGCCATAAGAAGTGCGAAATTTTTCAACCTCCTCAATAGCTACTTCAGATTTCAACATTCGCAGCCAAAATTCAAACAAACTTTTATAAGTTGAAGTGGACATATCAGCAGCCAAGGTAGACATAACCAAATATCCATTAGGGCGAAGTCGCGAGGCAATTTGACGTAAAAAGCTGCGTCGCTCATCTGGCTGAAACAGGAAATAAAGCACTACAAAGCAAGTGACAGCATCAAAAGCGTCCGAGGTCGGCAGTGAATCAAGATAGCC
This DNA window, taken from Pleurocapsa sp. FMAR1, encodes the following:
- a CDS encoding class I SAM-dependent methyltransferase; the encoded protein is MQNQEPFVFDQERASAYDKRFAKLAPLNGVLHLLTRALLSELPANARVLCVGVGTGAELINLAQAFPQWQFTAVEPATPMLNICRQQAEKTGIASRCTFYEGYLDSLPTSDAFDAVTCFVVLYFLFQPDERRSFLRQIASRLRPNGYLVMSTLAADMSTSTYKSLFEFWLRMLKSEVAIEEVEKFRTSYGKDVAILSPREVESAIASSGFDAPVLFLQTLLLHAWYAKRSA